In one window of Henckelia pumila isolate YLH828 chromosome 1, ASM3356847v2, whole genome shotgun sequence DNA:
- the LOC140874826 gene encoding protein MULTIPLE CHLOROPLAST DIVISION SITE 1, protein MASIWTIHLHASSSFPLRTWSNELQCPAESGRDLVCTKWNRKIKRGRFVVEAVGSDGDRRHQNDSVVAEKSRKDVAEKLQQNPLNQLQETISSFPLFTFATGKLSGTNITIGLCIVATMVIVVVRGYAARKSRNSRSGSVADLVRRGQLKSDRRGISTPLKYDDPFNNPMIKVSKNNSTVEMCGKVYRLAPVTLTGEQQTIHQKRRSRAYQWKRPTIFLREGESVPPDVDPDTVRWIPTNHPFATTSSDIDEDLAQNNVYQKNGVPFRIQAEHEALQRKLELLQSEQKLSKLMIDPAAAKDFERPYKSSMKSENQTQHNTANSKLGSNTSASDRVQGSGNKPPSEETRNPQVS, encoded by the exons ATGGCCTCGATTTGGACCATACATCTTCATGCGTCGTCTTCATTTCCT CTTCGAACTTGGTCCAATGAACTGCAATGTCCAGCGGAATCAGGGCGTGATTTGGTATGCACTAAATGGAACAGAAAAATCAAGCGCGGGAGGTTTGTAGTGGAAGCAGTTGGTTCAGATGGAGACAGGCGCCACCAAAACGATTCCGTTGTTGCCGAGAAGTCTCGGAAAGATGTTGCGGAGAAGCTTCAACAAAACCCATTGAATCAGTTGCAAGAGACAATTAGTTCTTTCCCTCTATTTACGTTCGCG ACTGGGAAATTATCTGGTACGAATATCACAATTGGATTATGTATTGTTGCGACCATGGTAATCGTCGTGGTGAGAGGCTATGCAGCAAGGAAGTCCAGAAACAGTCGTTCTGGCTCTGTAGCTGATCTTGTGCGCCGTGGACAGCTCAAATCTGATAGAAGAGGCAT TTCAACGCCTCTCAAGTATGACGATCCATTCAATAATCCTATGATCAAGGTCAGCAAAAACAATTCAACAGTTGAGATGTGCGGAAAAGTGTATCGTTTAGCTCCTGTGACCCTTACAGGGGAGCAACAAACAATCCATCAGAAACGTAGATCCCGGGCATACCAGTGGAAGAGACCAACAATATTTCTCAGAGAAGGAGAGTCCGTTCCTCCTGATGTCGACCCTGATACCGTCAGATGGATTCCCACAAATCATCCCTTTGCAACCACTTCAAGTGATATTGACGAAGATTTGGCTCAAAATAATGTGTACCAAAAGAATGGTGTACCCTTCCGTATCCAGGCAGAACACGAGGCATTGCAAAGAAAGCTTGAACTGCTGCAAAGT GAGCAAAAACTCAGCAAACTGATGATAGATCCTGCTGCAGCCAAAGACTTTGAAAGGCCATATAAATCAAGTATGAAGTCAGAAAATCAGACACAGCACAATACTGCAAATTCTAAACTGGGCTCCAATACTTCTGCATCTGACCGGGTTCAGGGTTCTGGGAACAAACCGCCATCCGAAGAGACACGGAATCCTCAAGTTTCATAG